The following are encoded together in the Desulfococcus multivorans genome:
- a CDS encoding HAD-IC family P-type ATPase, which produces MIHERLQPDHVHLDVRGALEPVLRRMAGGLPHGEELLERLQPLLEDMDTLLLMPSDDVVLPHFRMAGLEEPQLALGISRRGIACRGKSPRIILFLVSPEEDPSGHLKLLQRVSALLPELAKRLAAVRSPSQAIRILAEGEQHSIRPTFLNLTQDQVALELRTDFTTGLSAPEAARRLGLHGPNLIRKKRRVPWHLKLLRNFFSFFAVLLWLAALLCYLPGVDMPQLGAAILIVILLNGWFSFLQEYRSDKAVETLQQLIAQRCRVVRDGSVTEIDAARIVPGDLLLLEAGDIVPADARLIEANELEVDNASLTGESTSAKRYKSDRPALLPGRFLWIELPNVLFAGSIIITGTGKALVFGTGMNSEIGRIAQLTEAVAPEKSPLQKQLQGTVYAIALLATVLGIAFLLLGWLVAGLGFLQAMIFFIGIFVANVPEGLLPTVTLSLAMGVSRMAKRNALVKHLSSVETLGCTTVICSDKTGTLTQNLVMVSRFWAGGELYEVTGEGYCPEGEFRLGGRKIEREQVTENIAAARLLECAYICNNAHLEKNRGGWRILGDPTEGALVVFARKAGLLGIHQRLHVNPFESMRKRMSVLVKVAATREKILYLKGALVETLERCDRILHNGRPRAISEDQRREILTASDTFARRGYRIMAFAYRDEPSLAGLQDFGIESAEQKLIFIGFTAMSDPVRPNVPEAVRICHKAGIRVIMITGDYPLTAASVGREIGLGEGSDAPPKVFTGAEIADMADSELKDILAREETIFARVSPEQKLRIVSQLKALEEVVAVTGDGVNDGPALRRADIGIAMGRRGAGVAKEAAHMILSDDNFASIVAAVEEGRGVFENIKRFVAYILNSNPQELYPYIFWMLFPGTPLAMTVMGVLAVDIGTDLIPAMGLGIERPESGMMDRPPRRKDEKLLSMGFILRSYFVQGTLLALACYTNYYFAGWYMGWWSPSSSLAVMPASPEGLDMSEASTAYLMSLSAYFLPTVTTQIANVLCKRSWATSLFSRDFLPPHHREEILERIRTWRPLAYPLPERLDRSIIEQTSPGAVRRPITLLWHWFAFPPRLALHYLSRFFLLLERPLVRPAMAGSGRFLARHPILLNFISNPLIDLGILFEVVLCWAFFYTDLSHIYYFAPVPWPVYLFALHGILILFAFEETKKYFRRRGHRLDFLG; this is translated from the coding sequence ATGATCCACGAACGCCTTCAACCGGATCACGTTCACCTGGACGTACGGGGGGCTCTGGAGCCGGTCCTCCGGCGAATGGCAGGAGGGCTGCCCCACGGGGAAGAGCTGCTGGAGAGGCTGCAACCGCTTCTCGAAGACATGGACACCCTTTTGCTCATGCCCTCCGACGATGTGGTGTTGCCCCATTTCCGGATGGCCGGCCTCGAGGAGCCCCAACTGGCCCTGGGGATCTCACGCCGCGGGATCGCCTGCCGCGGGAAATCCCCACGCATCATCCTGTTTTTGGTGTCGCCGGAGGAGGATCCCTCGGGCCATCTTAAGCTGCTGCAGCGGGTGTCGGCCCTGCTGCCGGAGCTGGCGAAACGTCTGGCCGCCGTTCGGTCCCCCAGCCAGGCGATCCGTATCCTGGCGGAGGGGGAGCAGCACTCCATTCGCCCCACCTTTCTCAATCTTACCCAGGACCAGGTCGCCCTTGAACTCCGAACGGATTTTACAACCGGTCTGAGCGCGCCGGAAGCGGCGCGTCGCCTGGGCCTGCACGGTCCCAACCTGATTCGAAAGAAACGCCGGGTGCCCTGGCATCTGAAGCTGCTGCGCAATTTTTTCAGCTTTTTTGCGGTGCTTCTGTGGCTGGCGGCCCTGCTCTGCTATCTCCCCGGCGTGGACATGCCCCAGTTGGGGGCGGCCATCCTGATCGTGATCCTTCTGAACGGCTGGTTCTCTTTTTTACAGGAATATCGCTCCGACAAGGCCGTGGAAACGCTTCAACAGCTCATAGCCCAGCGGTGCCGCGTGGTTCGGGACGGCAGCGTCACGGAGATCGACGCCGCCCGCATCGTTCCCGGGGATCTGCTGCTGCTGGAGGCCGGCGACATCGTTCCCGCGGACGCGAGGCTTATCGAGGCGAACGAGCTGGAGGTCGACAACGCCTCCCTCACAGGGGAGTCGACCTCGGCCAAGCGCTACAAATCGGACCGGCCGGCGCTTCTGCCCGGTCGGTTTCTCTGGATCGAACTGCCCAATGTACTGTTTGCCGGGTCCATCATCATCACCGGCACGGGAAAGGCCTTGGTGTTCGGAACGGGTATGAACTCGGAGATTGGCCGGATCGCGCAGTTGACCGAGGCCGTGGCGCCCGAGAAGAGCCCCCTGCAGAAACAGCTCCAGGGCACGGTTTATGCCATTGCCCTCCTGGCCACCGTCCTGGGCATCGCCTTTCTGCTCCTGGGATGGTTGGTGGCGGGTCTGGGGTTCCTTCAGGCTATGATCTTTTTTATCGGTATTTTCGTGGCCAATGTTCCGGAAGGGCTCCTACCCACCGTCACGCTCTCCCTGGCGATGGGGGTCTCCCGGATGGCCAAGCGCAACGCCCTTGTCAAACACCTCTCCTCCGTGGAAACCCTTGGGTGCACCACCGTGATCTGCAGCGATAAAACCGGAACGCTGACCCAGAATCTCGTTATGGTCAGCCGCTTCTGGGCCGGCGGCGAACTCTACGAGGTCACCGGCGAAGGATACTGTCCAGAAGGCGAATTCCGCCTTGGGGGCCGGAAAATCGAACGGGAGCAGGTGACCGAGAATATCGCTGCCGCCAGGCTGCTGGAATGTGCCTACATCTGCAACAACGCCCATCTGGAAAAGAACAGGGGCGGGTGGCGGATTCTGGGCGATCCGACCGAAGGCGCTCTGGTTGTTTTCGCCCGAAAGGCCGGTTTGCTGGGCATTCACCAGCGCCTGCATGTCAATCCGTTCGAATCGATGCGCAAGCGCATGAGCGTTTTGGTGAAGGTGGCGGCCACCCGGGAAAAAATTCTTTATCTCAAGGGCGCTTTGGTGGAGACCCTTGAACGCTGCGACCGTATTCTTCACAACGGACGCCCCCGGGCCATTTCCGAGGACCAGCGTCGGGAAATTCTCACCGCGAGCGACACATTTGCACGCAGAGGGTATCGGATTATGGCCTTTGCCTACCGCGATGAACCCAGCTTAGCCGGCCTTCAGGATTTCGGCATTGAATCGGCCGAACAAAAGCTGATCTTCATCGGGTTCACGGCCATGTCCGACCCGGTGAGGCCGAATGTGCCCGAGGCCGTCCGGATCTGCCACAAAGCCGGCATCCGGGTGATCATGATCACCGGCGATTATCCCCTTACCGCCGCGAGCGTTGGCCGGGAGATCGGCCTCGGCGAGGGGAGCGACGCTCCGCCGAAGGTGTTCACCGGTGCGGAAATCGCCGACATGGCGGACAGCGAGCTCAAGGATATCCTTGCCCGGGAGGAGACGATTTTTGCGCGGGTTTCGCCTGAACAGAAGCTGCGAATCGTTTCGCAGCTCAAGGCCCTGGAAGAGGTCGTGGCGGTGACCGGTGACGGGGTGAACGACGGCCCCGCCCTGCGGCGGGCCGACATCGGCATCGCCATGGGGCGCCGCGGCGCGGGGGTGGCCAAGGAGGCGGCCCATATGATCCTGAGCGACGACAACTTTGCTTCCATCGTCGCCGCGGTGGAGGAAGGGCGTGGCGTTTTCGAGAACATCAAGCGTTTTGTCGCCTACATCCTCAACAGCAACCCCCAGGAGCTTTACCCTTACATCTTCTGGATGCTCTTTCCCGGAACGCCCCTGGCCATGACGGTCATGGGCGTGCTCGCGGTGGATATCGGCACCGATCTGATTCCAGCCATGGGACTGGGTATCGAACGGCCCGAAAGCGGCATGATGGATCGGCCCCCGCGGCGAAAAGATGAAAAACTGCTCTCCATGGGGTTCATCCTGCGCTCCTATTTCGTCCAGGGCACCCTCCTGGCCCTGGCTTGTTATACCAACTATTATTTTGCGGGCTGGTACATGGGGTGGTGGTCGCCGTCATCCTCTCTCGCCGTCATGCCGGCCTCACCCGAAGGCCTCGATATGAGCGAGGCATCAACAGCCTACCTGATGTCGCTATCCGCCTATTTTTTGCCCACGGTGACCACCCAGATCGCCAACGTTCTTTGCAAGCGATCCTGGGCCACCTCTCTTTTCAGCCGGGATTTCCTGCCTCCCCATCACCGGGAGGAGATCCTGGAGCGTATCCGCACCTGGCGGCCATTGGCATATCCGCTCCCCGAGAGGCTCGATCGAAGCATCATCGAACAAACCTCTCCCGGCGCCGTGCGCCGACCCATCACGTTGCTCTGGCACTGGTTCGCTTTTCCCCCGCGTCTTGCGCTTCACTATCTTTCGCGCTTTTTCCTGCTGCTGGAGCGTCCCTTGGTGCGGCCGGCAATGGCGGGATCCGGCCGTTTTCTGGCGCGACATCCGATTCTGTTGAATTTCATCTCCAACCCATTGATTGACCTGGGGATTTTGTTCGAGGTAGTGCTTTGCTGGGCCTTTTTCTACACCGACCTGTCGCATATTTATTATTTTGCCCCGGTGCCTTGGCCCGTTTATCTCTTTGCCCTTCATGGAATCCTCATCCTGTTTGCCTTCGAGGAGACCAAAAAATATTTTCGTCGGCGGGGCCACCGATTGGATTTTCTGGGATGA
- a CDS encoding sucrose synthase, translating to MTSLLDRLIPEQEQKDFKEFILILFDVDHKYLLRNDILLKFKAVFEDRDKVFLTGSTMARFLNQIPEMFAIDGTILILHRYAIAKYRFYQTNRHCEFMEEISTAAYLRQKDRCVMDKDAWRRQAPLVIDFMPFHDYSPSMRDSKSIGNGIRFLNKHLSSSLFQASEEWGIKLFNFIKLHKINGNPLLVNGNILSSIPEFMEELGKAIDWLGNQPPETPYHEFEGYLKKRGFEEGWGHNVARARETMSLVYDLFNEPESDLLERFVSRIPMISKIAVISPHGWFGQENVLGRPDTGGQVIYILDQVRALENHMIQRFHLAGIHVMPKIIVLTRLIPEAEGTTCDHRIEKIHGTQNCWILRLPFRDASMATVRHWISRFDIWPYLDRFAYDARRELVSEFEGRPDLIIGNYSDGNLVASLLSDRLDVIQCTIAHALEKTKYLFSDLYWEQMEPDYNFSLQFTADMIAMNKSDFVITSTYQEIAGTDTTVGQYESYQFFTLPGLYQAVGGVNLFNPKFNIVPPGVDENNYFPYTEKDRRVEGPKLHWKKRLFTDDAPDIVGHLEDPEKPPIFTMARLDKIKNITGLIEAFGGHPKLREHCNLILAAGTTRVEESRDREEKEQIQKAHALIENLDLGGLVRWLPSVEKSETGEVYRLIADQGGIFVQPALFEAFGLTILEAMLSGLPTFGPEFGGPSEIIEDCRCGFLMNTSKPELIAEAVWKFFETCREDGEHWKKISDAGIRRVREHFTWKLYSEKLLNLTNLYGFWRYSAAEEGMVKMDRYCDIIYHLLLKERAEKGLPG from the coding sequence ATGACATCACTTTTAGATCGACTGATACCGGAGCAGGAGCAGAAGGATTTCAAAGAGTTCATCCTCATTCTGTTCGACGTGGATCACAAGTATCTGCTCAGAAATGATATCCTTTTGAAATTCAAAGCGGTTTTCGAGGACCGGGACAAGGTGTTTCTCACCGGCTCGACAATGGCGCGTTTTCTGAATCAGATCCCGGAGATGTTCGCCATTGACGGGACGATTCTGATTCTGCATCGCTATGCCATCGCCAAATATCGATTTTATCAAACCAACCGCCACTGCGAATTCATGGAGGAGATCTCCACGGCAGCTTACCTCAGACAGAAAGACCGCTGCGTCATGGATAAAGATGCCTGGCGCCGCCAAGCGCCTCTGGTCATCGACTTCATGCCTTTCCACGACTATTCGCCTTCCATGCGGGACAGCAAGAGTATCGGGAACGGCATCCGGTTTCTCAACAAACACCTTTCCAGCAGCCTCTTCCAGGCATCCGAGGAATGGGGAATCAAACTTTTCAATTTCATCAAACTCCACAAAATCAACGGCAACCCGCTTCTGGTGAACGGCAATATCCTGAGCAGCATCCCGGAATTCATGGAGGAACTGGGGAAAGCCATCGACTGGCTGGGCAATCAGCCTCCGGAAACCCCCTACCACGAATTCGAAGGTTACCTGAAAAAACGGGGATTCGAGGAAGGATGGGGTCACAACGTGGCCCGGGCTCGGGAAACGATGTCGCTTGTTTACGACCTCTTCAACGAGCCCGAGAGCGATCTCCTCGAACGCTTCGTTTCCCGTATTCCCATGATCTCCAAGATCGCCGTCATCTCTCCCCACGGATGGTTCGGCCAGGAGAACGTCCTGGGCCGCCCCGACACCGGTGGTCAGGTCATTTATATCCTCGATCAGGTTCGGGCACTGGAAAACCATATGATCCAGCGATTCCACCTGGCGGGCATCCACGTCATGCCAAAAATCATTGTCTTGACCCGCCTGATTCCCGAGGCGGAAGGCACCACCTGCGACCACCGCATCGAAAAGATCCACGGCACCCAGAACTGCTGGATCCTCCGTCTGCCCTTCCGGGACGCGAGCATGGCAACGGTGCGACACTGGATCTCCCGGTTCGACATCTGGCCCTATCTCGATCGTTTTGCCTATGATGCCCGGCGGGAGCTGGTCAGCGAATTCGAAGGCCGCCCCGATCTCATTATCGGCAATTACTCCGACGGCAACCTGGTGGCGAGCCTTTTGTCGGACCGGCTGGACGTTATCCAATGCACTATCGCCCACGCTCTGGAAAAGACCAAGTACCTGTTTTCCGATCTTTACTGGGAGCAGATGGAGCCGGATTACAACTTCTCCCTCCAATTCACCGCGGACATGATCGCCATGAACAAGTCCGATTTCGTCATCACCAGCACCTACCAGGAGATTGCCGGCACCGACACCACGGTGGGGCAATATGAATCCTACCAGTTTTTCACCCTGCCCGGGCTCTATCAGGCTGTGGGAGGCGTCAACCTGTTCAATCCGAAATTCAATATCGTTCCGCCGGGGGTCGATGAAAACAATTATTTCCCCTACACCGAAAAAGACCGCCGGGTGGAAGGCCCTAAGCTTCATTGGAAGAAGCGCCTTTTCACCGACGACGCTCCAGACATCGTCGGGCATCTCGAGGATCCTGAAAAGCCGCCCATCTTCACCATGGCGCGGCTGGACAAGATCAAGAACATCACCGGGCTCATCGAGGCCTTTGGCGGACACCCGAAGCTGCGGGAACACTGCAACCTCATCCTGGCGGCCGGCACCACGCGGGTCGAAGAATCCCGGGACCGGGAAGAGAAGGAGCAGATCCAAAAAGCCCATGCGCTCATCGAAAACCTCGATCTTGGCGGTCTGGTGCGATGGCTGCCCAGCGTTGAAAAAAGCGAGACCGGCGAGGTTTATCGGCTTATCGCCGACCAGGGCGGCATCTTCGTTCAGCCGGCGCTGTTCGAAGCCTTCGGACTGACCATCCTTGAGGCCATGCTTTCGGGGTTGCCGACCTTCGGCCCCGAATTCGGGGGACCGTCGGAGATCATCGAGGACTGCCGATGCGGATTCCTGATGAATACCAGCAAACCGGAACTCATCGCCGAAGCCGTCTGGAAATTTTTCGAGACTTGCCGGGAGGACGGAGAACATTGGAAGAAGATCTCCGATGCCGGCATTCGAAGGGTCCGGGAACATTTCACATGGAAACTCTATTCCGAAAAACTTCTGAACCTCACCAATCTCTATGGATTCTGGCGTTACAGCGCGGCCGAAGAAGGGATGGTCAAGATGGACCGGTACTGTGACATTATCTATCACCTGCTGCTCAAGGAAAGGGCCGAGAAAGGGCTGCCGGGTTGA
- a CDS encoding HAD-IIB family hydrolase, protein MSQGLYFQLFSIHGLLRHEAMELGRDADTGGQIKYVVELAETLSRHKKVAQVDLFTRLIADKRVSADYSQPVTQVSDKCRIVRIQCGGKKYMRKELLWPHLDEYIDKTIQFIKREGRHPDIVHGHYPDAGYVAITLSEYFGTPLIYTGHSLGHPKKKRLLNEGMRPEEIQKKLFIDHRIAVEEEILRNADLVVTSTSQEVEQQYGMYRNRDLARYAVIPPGINLEHFYPYYRNMLPSVQRKEESLMAYGGVMEELNRFFIFPDKPLILALCRADKRKNIAGLIKAYGTDRDLQAMANLAIFAGIRKNIQEMGENEKEVLTDMLLQMDRYDLYGKMAIPKKHDFTYEVPELYRITAERKGVFVNCALVEPFGLTLIEASSCGVPIVATNDGGPRDIVRNCKNGILVDPKDVKAISNAIKRIIADHDLWRNFSDSGIKGVQQHYSWDAHVEKYLKRIEVFDRFGGREVFKRSAQNPVGERLIRLEFLVITDIDHTLMGDDAALHELLDLLETHKDRIGFGVATGRSITSTQALFERKGLALPEILITSVGSEIYYRSDAFTDKGWQRHISKWWDRKKIENLLTSLDFLELQEREHQLPFKLSYYMSPKNNRIAKINAILNHNKCHCTVIYSHDKYLDILPHRASKGKAVRYLSYKWDIPLQNIIVCGDSGNDQEMLVGSAMGVVVGNYAQELETLKGKRRIYFSPENYAAGIIDGLHHYGLISRS, encoded by the coding sequence ATGAGCCAGGGACTCTATTTTCAACTCTTCAGCATCCACGGTCTTCTGCGCCATGAAGCCATGGAACTGGGCCGGGACGCCGACACCGGCGGACAAATCAAGTACGTGGTGGAACTGGCCGAAACCCTCAGCCGTCACAAAAAGGTCGCCCAGGTCGATCTGTTTACGCGCCTCATCGCCGACAAACGCGTGTCCGCCGATTACAGTCAGCCGGTAACGCAGGTCTCCGACAAATGTCGCATCGTCCGGATTCAATGCGGCGGTAAAAAATACATGCGAAAGGAGCTCCTCTGGCCGCATCTGGACGAGTATATCGACAAAACCATCCAGTTCATCAAACGAGAAGGCCGTCATCCCGACATCGTCCACGGACATTACCCCGATGCCGGCTATGTCGCCATCACCCTTTCAGAGTATTTCGGCACCCCCTTGATCTACACGGGTCACTCCCTGGGCCATCCAAAGAAAAAACGGTTATTAAATGAGGGCATGCGTCCCGAAGAGATCCAGAAAAAGCTTTTCATCGATCACCGCATCGCCGTGGAGGAGGAGATTCTCAGGAACGCGGATCTCGTCGTCACCAGCACCAGCCAGGAGGTGGAACAGCAGTACGGCATGTACCGGAACCGGGATCTGGCACGATACGCCGTCATCCCTCCGGGGATCAACCTTGAGCATTTTTACCCCTACTATCGGAACATGCTGCCCTCGGTACAAAGAAAAGAGGAAAGCCTCATGGCTTATGGGGGCGTGATGGAGGAGCTCAACCGCTTTTTCATCTTTCCGGACAAGCCCCTCATCCTCGCGCTCTGCCGGGCGGACAAGCGCAAGAACATCGCCGGACTCATCAAGGCTTACGGCACCGACAGAGATCTTCAGGCCATGGCCAACCTGGCCATCTTCGCGGGAATTCGCAAGAACATTCAAGAGATGGGGGAGAACGAAAAGGAGGTCCTCACCGACATGCTCCTTCAGATGGATCGCTACGATCTCTACGGCAAGATGGCCATCCCTAAAAAACACGACTTCACTTACGAAGTCCCGGAGCTCTATCGCATCACCGCCGAACGGAAGGGAGTTTTCGTCAATTGCGCCCTGGTGGAACCCTTCGGGCTTACGCTCATCGAGGCATCCTCGTGCGGGGTGCCTATCGTGGCCACCAATGACGGCGGGCCGCGGGACATCGTCCGCAACTGTAAAAACGGTATTCTGGTGGACCCCAAGGATGTCAAGGCCATCAGCAACGCCATCAAGCGCATCATCGCAGACCACGACCTCTGGCGCAATTTTTCCGACAGCGGCATCAAGGGGGTCCAACAGCACTACAGCTGGGATGCCCATGTCGAAAAATATCTAAAGAGAATCGAAGTCTTCGATCGATTCGGCGGCCGGGAGGTCTTCAAGCGATCAGCCCAGAATCCGGTGGGCGAACGGCTGATCCGGCTGGAATTTCTGGTCATCACGGACATCGACCACACCCTGATGGGAGACGATGCCGCCCTTCATGAGTTACTCGATCTGCTGGAAACCCACAAGGATCGCATTGGATTCGGCGTGGCCACAGGACGCTCCATCACCTCGACTCAGGCCCTCTTCGAGCGCAAGGGGCTGGCGCTCCCCGAGATACTCATTACCTCGGTGGGATCGGAAATCTACTACCGATCCGATGCGTTTACGGACAAAGGCTGGCAGCGCCACATCTCCAAATGGTGGGATCGGAAAAAAATCGAAAACCTCCTGACATCCCTTGACTTCCTCGAGCTTCAGGAACGCGAGCATCAGCTCCCCTTCAAGTTGAGCTACTACATGTCGCCGAAAAATAATCGCATTGCCAAAATCAACGCCATCCTCAACCACAACAAATGCCACTGCACCGTCATCTATTCGCATGACAAGTACCTCGATATCCTGCCCCACAGGGCCTCCAAGGGAAAGGCCGTCCGCTACCTCAGCTACAAATGGGATATCCCGCTTCAAAACATCATCGTCTGCGGGGATTCGGGCAACGACCAGGAGATGCTCGTCGGCAGCGCCATGGGAGTAGTGGTGGGCAACTACGCTCAGGAACTCGAAACCCTGAAGGGAAAACGGCGAATCTATTTTTCCCCTGAAAACTATGCGGCCGGAATTATCGATGGGTTACACCACTACGGCCTTATCAGCAGGAGTTGA
- a CDS encoding carbohydrate kinase family protein, whose translation MILPVGEILFDHFPDGKRLGGAPFNFAAHLKAFGLPVTFITRVGMDDDGNAVLDALARRGFDIDIIQRDAHHATGRVTVSLDDHGVPEFTIVPDVAYDYLAYSDAVAAAVAQGPEMIYYGTLIQRSETASATVMKILENRPPSTRCFCDLNLRKNCYDQNSITKSLVHCDILKLSEAELSILKNQFNVQTVDKLFIDDLMHNFAIEWVSLTSGPRGSTLFTGDGVFSAEPSVSENVVDTVGAGDAYAAVLAAGYLRGWEPARILRRATRFAGALCGLSGAIPEDMVFYRPFLNWMNDGGES comes from the coding sequence ATGATACTCCCTGTAGGAGAAATTCTGTTTGACCACTTTCCAGACGGCAAACGCCTGGGGGGTGCACCCTTCAATTTCGCCGCGCACCTGAAAGCCTTTGGACTTCCCGTGACGTTCATCACCCGTGTGGGAATGGATGATGACGGCAATGCCGTCCTCGACGCACTCGCCCGCCGCGGATTCGACATCGATATCATTCAGCGGGATGCACACCACGCCACCGGGCGAGTCACCGTAAGCCTGGACGACCACGGCGTTCCGGAGTTCACCATCGTTCCCGACGTCGCATACGATTATCTGGCCTACAGTGATGCCGTAGCCGCCGCCGTTGCCCAGGGGCCTGAAATGATCTATTACGGCACCTTGATCCAGCGGTCTGAAACCGCATCCGCCACCGTCATGAAAATTCTCGAAAACCGCCCGCCTTCCACACGATGCTTCTGCGATCTCAATCTCAGGAAGAATTGCTACGATCAGAACAGCATCACCAAATCCCTGGTTCATTGCGACATTCTCAAACTCAGTGAGGCGGAACTTTCGATCCTCAAAAACCAGTTCAACGTCCAGACCGTCGACAAGCTTTTTATCGACGATCTCATGCACAACTTCGCCATTGAATGGGTCAGCCTGACCAGCGGCCCCCGAGGTTCAACCCTGTTTACCGGGGACGGGGTCTTTTCCGCGGAACCGTCCGTATCGGAAAACGTGGTGGACACGGTGGGAGCAGGCGACGCGTACGCCGCCGTCCTCGCGGCCGGATACCTCCGGGGCTGGGAACCGGCCCGGATTTTGAGGCGTGCGACCCGGTTCGCCGGTGCCCTCTGCGGCCTTTCCGGAGCCATACCCGAGGATATGGTCTTCTACCGCCCCTTTCTGAATTGGATGAACGACGGAGGTGAATCATGA
- a CDS encoding alpha-amylase family glycosyl hydrolase codes for MASEWTERHAERSLKRIVPRLRKNLKTEISGAPEEWNQFEIRLHREFHGLFQILVELYGGHYDFFYHLEALLAAAAESWMERSKDLKALDAAREARPDWFHSQEMVGGVLYVDLFSDNLAGLSDHIDYFKELGLTYLHLMPIFAVPHGNSDGGYAVSDYRAVNPQIGTMEQLAEVATRLRREGISLVLDFVFNHTSDEHAWARAAVAGDPEYQEYYHIFPDRTLPEQYEQHLRDIFPTIRKGSFTWHEGMRKWVWTTFNSFQWDLNYANPAVFRAMVEEMLFLANTGVEVLRLDAVAFIWKRLGTDCENLPEAHKIIRAFNSVARLAAPSLLFKSEAIVHPDEVIRYIDARECRLSYNPMLMALLWEALATRRCGLLELAMHNRSRIPDDCAWVNYLRCHDDIGWTFDDSDARSLGIDPTAHRRFLNEFYTGQFPGSFARGLPFQFNPANGDLRISGTLASLAGLEQAVQAEDPVLIDMAVRRIILLRSIVMSIGGIPLIYLGEEWGLLNDYSFASDETKAGDSRWVHRLKTRWAEMASWKTPQTLERRIYDEIARLIRLRKQLKALYNGGMEVISTQNPHLLGYVRQKNGQRLLVINNFSEHPQTMGENRLRLYGLGYRFIDHITGKERSAREPLQVDPYQFLWLENQAS; via the coding sequence ATGGCATCAGAATGGACAGAACGCCATGCCGAACGATCACTGAAGAGAATAGTGCCCCGGCTCCGAAAGAACCTGAAAACCGAGATCTCCGGAGCTCCCGAAGAATGGAATCAATTTGAAATCCGTCTGCATCGAGAGTTTCACGGGCTTTTTCAAATTCTGGTGGAACTCTATGGCGGGCATTACGATTTCTTTTACCACCTGGAAGCACTACTGGCCGCGGCAGCCGAAAGCTGGATGGAGCGATCCAAAGACCTCAAGGCTCTCGATGCCGCGCGGGAGGCTCGTCCGGACTGGTTCCACAGCCAGGAGATGGTCGGCGGTGTCCTCTATGTCGACCTTTTCAGCGACAACCTGGCAGGTCTCAGCGATCATATCGATTATTTCAAGGAGTTGGGCCTCACTTATCTTCATCTGATGCCCATTTTCGCCGTTCCGCACGGCAACAGCGACGGGGGTTATGCCGTGAGCGACTATCGAGCCGTCAACCCCCAGATCGGCACCATGGAACAGCTCGCCGAAGTGGCTACCCGGTTGCGTCGGGAAGGCATCAGCCTGGTGCTCGACTTTGTCTTCAACCACACCTCCGACGAACACGCCTGGGCCCGTGCCGCCGTCGCGGGAGATCCGGAATATCAGGAGTATTATCATATCTTTCCGGACAGAACCCTGCCCGAACAATACGAACAACACCTGCGGGACATCTTCCCCACCATTCGCAAGGGAAGCTTCACCTGGCACGAGGGCATGAGGAAATGGGTCTGGACGACCTTTAACAGCTTTCAGTGGGACCTCAACTATGCCAATCCCGCGGTGTTTCGGGCCATGGTGGAAGAGATGCTGTTTCTGGCCAACACGGGGGTGGAAGTGCTTCGATTGGATGCCGTGGCTTTCATCTGGAAACGCCTGGGGACGGACTGTGAGAACCTGCCCGAAGCCCACAAAATCATCCGAGCATTCAACAGCGTGGCCCGGTTGGCGGCACCGTCCCTGCTCTTCAAGTCCGAGGCCATCGTCCACCCCGATGAAGTGATCCGCTATATCGACGCCAGGGAGTGCCGGCTCTCCTATAACCCCATGCTCATGGCTCTGCTATGGGAAGCACTGGCCACCCGAAGGTGCGGGCTCCTCGAGCTGGCCATGCACAATCGCAGCCGCATTCCCGACGATTGCGCGTGGGTCAATTACCTCCGGTGCCACGACGACATCGGCTGGACCTTCGACGACAGCGACGCTCGCAGCCTGGGCATCGATCCGACCGCCCACCGGCGTTTCCTCAACGAGTTTTATACCGGCCAGTTTCCAGGGTCCTTTGCCAGGGGGCTGCCCTTCCAGTTCAATCCGGCCAACGGGGATCTCAGGATCTCGGGAACGCTCGCCTCTCTGGCCGGTTTAGAACAGGCGGTTCAGGCGGAGGATCCGGTCCTCATCGACATGGCGGTTCGGCGAATCATCCTGCTGCGCAGCATCGTGATGAGCATCGGCGGCATTCCCCTGATCTACCTGGGAGAGGAATGGGGGCTTCTGAACGACTATTCCTTCGCCAGCGACGAAACCAAGGCCGGCGACAGCCGATGGGTCCACCGGCTCAAGACCCGCTGGGCCGAGATGGCCTCCTGGAAAACCCCTCAAACCCTTGAACGGCGTATCTACGATGAAATTGCAAGGCTCATCCGCCTTCGAAAACAACTGAAAGCCCTTTACAACGGTGGAATGGAGGTCATCAGCACCCAGAATCCTCACCTTTTGGGCTATGTCCGCCAGAAAAACGGGCAGCGGCTTCTGGTGATCAACAATTTTTCCGAGCATCCTCAGACCATGGGGGAGAACCGACTGCGGCTTTACGGCCTGGGATACCGGTTCATCGACCATATCACCGGTAAGGAACGGTCGGCCCGGGAGCCGCTCCAGGTCGATCCATACCAGTTTCTATGGTTGGAAAATCAGGCCTCATAG